GGGAAGGGCGTTTGCTCCACAcgcttcctcctcctccgccgatCCGGTACCGCCACGGCGAGGATGTCACCGGCTCCAGCACTAATCTCTCCGATCCTAAATTCCGTTCGAATCCGAACGAATACGATCGCTTCAATAGAAAATCGCGGCGGTTAAACCTGTCCTCTGATTGATTATTCCGCCGCGGCGAGGGTTCCTGAGTGATTTCTCCTTCTGTAACCGCTTCCGCTTCAGCTTCCGATTCCGATTCCGCAGAGATCTCGGAGAGAGGCTCCAAAATGGTGCTCTCGATTATGATATCGTCGAGGCTGGGTCGGATCCTGGCCGCCATGAGCGGCGTGAACGGCGAGTCCGGGCGGAATATTCCGGCGCGGCAGAGCGGGCAGTTGGCGTGCGAGCGCAGCCATATATCGATGCAGTCGACATGGAAAGCGTGTGAGCAAACCGGAAGCGTGCGGACGTAGTCGTTGTCCTCGAACTCCAGCAAGCACACGGCGCAGTCGTAGAAGCCGCTCTTCCGCGTGTAGACGGAGAGAGGAATGCCTTTGATGATCGATTCGTCCAGTCCGTACGGCGACAGCACGTGGAACGCGTCGGTCGGGTCGTAGATATACGGCGGCGACTCGATGTCGCCGGCGGACGACGACGGGACGTACCTCCGCCGGCGCCGCCTCCAGCGCCGGTAGCGGCGGTAGGCGTGGATGAAGTGGCGCGAGAGGAGGCGCGAGTAGGTGATGATGACGAAAGCCGTGGCGATTATGACGACCATGGCGATCAGCGGCGGGCTGAAGTCAACCGGCAGCTTTGACGCCGGCGGGGAGGCGGAAGAAGGCGTTGTCTGTGCCTGTGTTGCCGCGGAGGATTTGGGAGAAGGAGACGGAGGATGGGGCGCCGGAGCTGGAGGCAGAGGGAAGCGGTGGCGCATGGTGGTGAAGAGATGCGAGTGagggtttttaaatttttaatggaatgtggaAATAATGAGAGAAAGGTGAGAGTTTGTTAAGAGTTTTGTGGGCGCCTGCCACGTCGGATTTTATGTTTGTGGGAGAATAATATAACcaatgtgttttttttgtgtgtgtgtgtgtgtcaaTTTCACTGATTCACAATCAAGCCTTGCTTCGATCCGATTCATCAATTTCAACCAACGCCGGCGCCGCTGCCGGATTCCAGTCCGCCGCCGGTGGCAGCTGTTCCTCAAATTTCAGAacattttatgtatatttaaataaaaatgaaaagagagagagaaaaatggagTTGAGATTTGGAGGGTGATGGGGATAgagcaataataaatattgttgGAAGACGTCTCAACTAAATAATGGCAGCCTTTATGAATGAGAGTAATTCTGATGAGAAGCCGACAGACTTCATTTAATTgggtagttgaatattttgctTCACTGCATTTTCACACTGCACCACCATGTGGTTCATAATTTGCTTTACTAGTATGACTGAATTTTTGAGGGTGAAATGTGTGTGGcttaaaaatatgttttccGATTCACGCAGGTCATTTCTTGGTTTTGGTAATTATTTTACCAAgttgcattttatatttgtaaacTATATTGGGTTCAGGTGACATTAAATGAGTTGGGTAATATTCAAAGTTGTGCACAACAAAGTGAAACTCGTGAAGTAATTAATAGTAGCTCATATTTAGTCGTGAATTAAGATTGGTTTATTGTTTGCTAGATATAAGAACTTTGTTTACAGCTAGAACAAGACACGACTGAAATTACTGTTGCGTTGCATATGGGTCTATGGGATATGTAATGGACTATGGAGTATATACAAGTAATTCCATAGAAATGTCCATTGACTGTAAAAAGTAGCTATTTGATCTTTCACGGAAATAAAGGCATAAGAAGCTTTATTTTGCacattgaaaattttaatcataggTCACCATCAAActtgaatatttatatcaattatacatttttttcctaatttaaaaattaactaTGTAACTAAATGGCTAAATAGACAGAAGTTAaacaactatatataaatatagaattcCAATGAAATCCAGTTCACATCATCTCATTATAATAAATTCTATCTTTGACTagcataataaataaatttatgtggCTGACCAGATCTTAGCTTACCAGCTTCCAtcctataaataaatagctgCGATCCGAAAAGTtcaaagaagatgaaaattcaTGTGTTTGGGGATACGGTGGAGTACGCgaattaaaaaatgactaaTTCATTAGATAATATGTTTAGATCTTATACAAAAATCCACGACAACTCTTTTCCTGGAATGAAAAACTCAATGTTAAGGCCCAATAAGGTTTTACTGGATGTTAAGGCCCAATGTGGTTTAAATACAAACCAATCAGTGAAAAGGGGGTTAGGGTTTTAGAGCGCTTCTGTTTTACAATTTCTTCGACCAAACGAGAACAAGCAAGAGGAAGGAAGAAAATCTGCGAAGATGTTTCCAGGAATGTTTATGCGGAAGCCTGACAAAGCGGCGGCGCTCAAGCAGCTAAAGAGCCATGTAGCTATGTTCGGAGCTTGGGTGGTGGTGATTCGGGTCACCCCCTACGTTCTCCACTACTTCTCCGATCAAAAGGAGGAGCTCAAGCTCGAACTCTGATTCATCCGTTTCTTTTTTCCCGTTTATCTCAGGTATCGTGATCTATAGttgtatatatgtattgtGGTGACTCTGTAGCTGTATCTATAAATTTCCTGTTTCCACTGATTTGTGACATtccttgaaaatttattttgtgattgtCCGTATTGTTTCCGTATAATTCAATGCGCAGGATGAAGTTCTATTTAATGCTTCAATCACTGGATTGGGTTGACTCTTGAGAGTTATGATTATGATATCGTTAGGGTGTCCGTGAGCTATGTTCATGAGTGTTGATTTCTACCTTTATGATAGGGGCACATTttagatttattaattagtaaaagttcACTCTGGCATGTTCATTTCAAGGTCTGATAgagtaaaaggaaaataatagAAGTTGCTTGAAGCACATTTATCTATTTGAGAAATTGGTGGTGCGACTTGTGGAGTTTGGATATCTCATAGGCTTTTTTGACTGATTGTTCTTGGGTGTAGAAATTTGAAAGTTTGATATGGTGTGTATGAAACTATCTTCTAGACTGGATAGGGAAATATGGCTTTTGGAAGaagctattttttttacttcatgtTAAAGTTTTTCCAGTGCATCTGCTGTTATCAACAGCTAACTGCAcatttttgtatttgattATTGAAACCAGAAGAGAAAAAGAGGAAAGGACTAGAAGAAGGGAAGTATCCAACAACTAAACATAGCTCCCCCTTTGGATTGTGTTTGTCTTGACCTATCTGCCTTAACATTAGCATCACATTTTTCTGGTGAATCATCATTTGTGGTCAAATTCAGagaactattttttaattttaatataatgcaTAACCCCGGTCATGCAATCTCTTGCGCCCAAAACATAATCTGGGATGTTTATCTAGTAGTGCTCTCAAGTTGcacttcaaaataaaatctttttttgAAACAAAGGATTGTGATTCTATCTGATTATAACCGCTCTTACTAATACACAAACAAATGATCATACTATATTTGTCTAATTACTGTTTATGACTTGAACTGTCCTATCCTACTGCGGGAATATTGAATTGCTCTCCTAACATGTATACTATTGTGTTCTTGACTTCTTGTGCAGCTGCTAAACCGACGTGGAAGGAGCAGAGAGACACATGATGCTTTTCTCGTGTATGTTTAGTTTCAGCATCTCTTTACATTCTGCAAAGAAATACTCATTATTTCAGAAGATgtcttttgaagtacttgtGGGAAATGAGCCCAGACCTAGTTTGTCTGCAAAAGATCTCGATATTTATATGAAAGGTTGCTCTTAGGTATTACTTCCAGCAGTTTAATGTTGATGCCTTTTGTCTTCTATTATACTAGTCTTTTATCTCATCAGCTCGTGCTATATTAAATTCCCATagtgattatattatgtttatatgttctgttttttttagttgattTTCAAGTAGCTGAGCTATTTTGTT
The nucleotide sequence above comes from Salvia hispanica cultivar TCC Black 2014 chromosome 5, UniMelb_Shisp_WGS_1.0, whole genome shotgun sequence. Encoded proteins:
- the LOC125190470 gene encoding RING-H2 finger protein ATL65; this encodes MRHRFPLPPAPAPHPPSPSPKSSAATQAQTTPSSASPPASKLPVDFSPPLIAMVVIIATAFVIITYSRLLSRHFIHAYRRYRRWRRRRRRYVPSSSAGDIESPPYIYDPTDAFHVLSPYGLDESIIKGIPLSVYTRKSGFYDCAVCLLEFEDNDYVRTLPVCSHAFHVDCIDIWLRSHANCPLCRAGIFRPDSPFTPLMAARIRPSLDDIIIESTILEPLSEISAESESEAEAEAVTEGEITQEPSPRRNNQSEDRFNRRDFLLKRSYSFGFERNLGSERLVLEPVTSSPWRYRIGGGGGSVWSKRPSPFSSLTKHRVFSFRYYRGMKSPFFRRRSIGSFFPLSESSGGSSRRTKSFASPMFMRSSAAAAGALFSSSRLRSGDPEALLSPERFSKR
- the LOC125187117 gene encoding mitochondrial import receptor subunit TOM6 homolog, whose protein sequence is MFPGMFMRKPDKAAALKQLKSHVAMFGAWVVVIRVTPYVLHYFSDQKEELKLEL